A DNA window from Camelina sativa cultivar DH55 chromosome 13, Cs, whole genome shotgun sequence contains the following coding sequences:
- the LOC104736263 gene encoding uncharacterized protein LOC104736263 → MSTGCLSCFKKKQSKKKDKPVKTERLRELPVGEKEDVEEREVIQQYTFLNAERLPMPKPVEKKETDVKCSAYKKKNEEDIFRPEPGSRWSYCSLVGSSDVEPKVNEYYGDHYTETDASSSSMNNEFNKVKTFDIRGVKVATPTAK, encoded by the coding sequence ATGTCTACGGGATGTCTAAGCTGCTtcaagaagaagcagagcaagAAAAAAGACAAACCCGTGAAAACAGAGAGGTTGCGAGAGCTACCAgttggagaaaaagaagatgttgaagaaagagaagttaTACAACAATACACATTTCTGAATGCAGAGAGATTGCCAATGCCAAAGCcagttgaaaaaaaagaaacagatgtAAAGTGTAGCGcgtacaagaagaagaacgaggAAGACATATTCAGACCCGAACCAGGATCAAGATGGTCCTACTGCTCACTTGTAGGCAGCAGCGATGTTGAACCAAAAGTGAACGAATATTATGGAGATCACTACACAGAAACAgatgcatcttcttcatcaatgaaTAATGAATTCAACAAAGTGAAGACCTTTGATATACGAGGAGTCAAAGTAGCCACCCCCACGGCCAAGTGA
- the LOC104738102 gene encoding UPF0481 protein At3g47200-like, producing ISRIRSLSQEASSSGNQIRSKEEHRLNLRHKLYADASNHITSYVAFMACLINEESDAAFLGERRILENYFGTEDEVSRFYKSIGKDIALDLEKSYLAKVFEGVNKYTSKGFHVHCAEFVHTHFDSPWTFASSFAALLLLMFAALQVFFAAYSYFRPPKGK from the exons ATATCTCGGATTCGTTCTCTCAGCCAAGAAGCTTCATCTTCGGGGAATCAAATTCGAAGCAAGGAAGAACACAGACTCAATCTTAGACATAAG TTATATGCTGATGCATCGAACCACATAACGAGCTACGTAGCTTTCATGGCTTGTCTTATAAACGAAGAGAGCGATGCAGCGTTCCTTGGTGAAAGAAGAATCCTTGAGAACTATTTTGGAACAGAGGATGAAGTGTCTAGGTTTTATAAAAGCATTGGTAAAGACATTGCCCTTGACTTAGAGAAGAGTTACTTAGCCAAGGTTTTTGAAGGAGTTAACAAGTATACTTCGAAAGGGTTCCATGTTCATTGCGCTGAGTTTGTTCATACGCATTTCGATAGTCCATGGACATTTGCATCGTCATTTGCAGCATTGTTGCTTCTTATGTTTGCGGCTTTGCAAGTCTTCTTTGCAGCTTATAGTTATTTCCGTCCTCCTAAAGGAAAGTGA
- the LOC104736264 gene encoding uncharacterized protein LOC104736264, with protein MSRGCLSCLNIICLTRKKQKKKEQSKKQQHNSVKTEDVVKPVGVKDGEEETLDKKTNVMGSRGYRKSEYMYSSYITYGKLGEGDSSSSLKNDFNKVKSFDLRGVTKTKEN; from the coding sequence atgtcTAGAGGATGTTTAAGTTGTCTCAACATCATATGTTTGACgaggaagaagcaaaagaagaaggagcAGAGTAAGAAGCAACAACACAATTCTGTGAAAACAGAGGATGTGGTTAAGCCAGTAGGAGTcaaagatggtgaagaagaaacccTGGACAAGAAGACAAACGTCATGGGATCACGCGGATACAGAAAATCTGAATATATGTATAGTAGCTATATTACTTATGGAAAACTTGGGGAAGgtgattcttcttcatccttgaAAAATGATTTCAACAAAGTGAAGAGCTTTGATTTACGAGGAGTGACAAAAACAAAGGAGAACTAA